A DNA window from Alistipes sp. ZOR0009 contains the following coding sequences:
- a CDS encoding HlyD family secretion protein, translated as MEDKEIKGTDSTEDFNREELQNIIGSIPSSILRRGITLIALIVISIIVGSAVFKYPDIISTSMTLTSMNPSIALTAKVSGRLLDVRVVDKQYVKKGEYLSIIENYATIKDVIFIKEYLDLLNQNINKFNLPPVDLNLGSMQSLYSNLYHSISEYYEFKRLRYHNQKISYINNKIHLYEDLYKNAIQQKENIYEQFNLKKNKHIRDSILNNQGVISSEELENSKYELLQNSVSISNMQSTIQNAAIQISQMKENIFETKCDNIEKNNLLLNKIKIHSAELRSEIKLWEQNYVFISPINGNVNFTNCWVKNKQVTSGDLIFNIIPDKRKSIIGESQIYLSRSGKVKIGQKVNVRFYNFPDNEYGIVRGVVNSISIVPTKNKFYIVKIIFPNGLKTSYNIDLPFLPEMRANADIIINDLSLLERILMPLKRIWTERM; from the coding sequence ATGGAAGACAAAGAAATAAAGGGCACAGATTCCACAGAAGATTTTAACAGGGAAGAATTGCAAAATATTATAGGAAGTATTCCATCTTCGATATTACGAAGAGGAATTACTCTTATTGCTCTAATTGTTATCTCTATTATTGTTGGGAGCGCAGTATTTAAATATCCTGATATAATATCGACTTCGATGACGCTTACGAGCATGAATCCATCTATTGCACTAACGGCAAAAGTTTCTGGACGATTATTAGATGTTAGAGTTGTTGATAAGCAATATGTAAAAAAAGGAGAGTATCTATCAATAATAGAAAATTATGCAACAATAAAAGATGTTATATTTATAAAAGAATATTTAGATTTACTAAATCAAAATATCAACAAATTCAACCTCCCTCCTGTAGACTTAAATCTAGGATCGATGCAGTCATTATATTCAAATCTATATCACTCTATAAGTGAATATTATGAATTCAAACGGCTCCGATACCATAATCAAAAAATATCTTATATTAATAACAAAATTCATCTGTATGAAGATTTATACAAAAATGCAATTCAACAAAAAGAAAATATTTATGAACAATTTAATTTAAAGAAAAATAAGCATATAAGAGATTCCATCTTGAATAATCAAGGGGTAATATCTTCTGAAGAGTTAGAAAATAGTAAATATGAACTGCTCCAGAATAGTGTTTCTATTTCAAATATGCAGTCGACAATTCAAAATGCGGCAATACAAATATCCCAAATGAAAGAAAATATTTTTGAAACAAAATGTGATAATATCGAGAAGAATAATCTGTTATTAAATAAGATTAAAATACATTCGGCGGAACTACGTTCTGAAATTAAATTATGGGAGCAAAATTATGTATTTATTTCTCCTATAAATGGAAATGTTAATTTTACAAATTGCTGGGTTAAAAATAAGCAAGTAACTTCAGGTGATTTAATTTTTAATATTATACCTGATAAAAGAAAATCAATAATAGGAGAAAGTCAAATATACCTATCACGCTCTGGTAAAGTAAAAATTGGCCAAAAAGTTAATGTTAGATTTTATAATTTTCCTGATAATGAATATGGAATAGTCAGAGGGGTTGTTAATAGTATTTCTATTGTTCCAACAAAAAATAAATTCTATATTGTAAAAATAATATTTCCAAATGGATTAAAGACTTCATACAATATAGATTTACCGTTTCTTCCAGAAATGAGAGCAAATGCAGACATAATAATTAATGATCTATCATTACTTGAAAGAATTCTTATGCCTCTAAAAAGAATATGGACAGAACGCATGTAA
- a CDS encoding ATP-binding cassette domain-containing protein, with amino-acid sequence MKSILEIDSVTKSFGDNKIITDVYLRCESNDIIGILGKNGSGKSTLFKILFGTLSADNKFIKIDGKIYDQPYKSKNILTYLPQKTFLPSHLRLNSLIELCFGKYAVDVFLNDDVLYKLKQSKVYNLSGGELRYLEVKIVLFIKSKFAILDEPFSNMSPILIDELKKIIIEKSKIKGIILADHDYENVFSVANKYYFMSNGSVELIKDKFDFVNKGYISHSKFIL; translated from the coding sequence ATGAAAAGCATTCTTGAAATAGACAGTGTTACAAAATCATTTGGAGATAACAAAATCATTACAGATGTTTATCTGAGATGTGAATCAAATGATATAATTGGGATTCTAGGTAAGAATGGAAGTGGTAAATCTACTCTATTTAAAATATTATTTGGTACATTATCTGCTGATAACAAATTTATAAAAATTGATGGTAAAATATATGACCAACCATATAAATCTAAAAATATTCTGACATATCTTCCCCAAAAAACATTTCTTCCTAGCCATCTAAGATTGAATAGTCTAATTGAACTGTGCTTTGGAAAATATGCTGTAGATGTTTTTTTGAACGATGATGTGCTATATAAATTAAAACAAAGCAAAGTATATAATTTGTCTGGAGGAGAATTGAGGTATTTAGAAGTGAAAATAGTGTTATTTATTAAATCTAAATTTGCAATACTGGATGAGCCTTTTAGCAATATGTCTCCAATTTTAATAGATGAATTAAAAAAGATAATCATAGAAAAATCTAAAATTAAAGGTATAATATTGGCTGATCACGACTATGAAAATGTCTTTAGTGTTGCGAATAAATATTATTTTATGTCTAACGGAAGTGTCGAGTTGATAAAAGATAAATTTGATTTTGTGAATAAAGGGTACATATCTCATTCAAAATTTATTTTATAA